A genome region from Streptomyces antimycoticus includes the following:
- a CDS encoding helicase associated domain-containing protein yields the protein MGDDRDCSWPLNWQRHYRVLADLVDADGSLPDITPGVLMDGDDLGRWLERQKQPGTWAQLSTEQQERLSRLGIKPAEGPSRGPAATCSTEGSSKAQQAFQRGLAALAQWVEREGAHRPVRRKAVETLPDGTETKLGIWYSNTKARRDKLTQEQLDSLRELGMEWV from the coding sequence GTGGGCGACGACAGGGACTGTTCGTGGCCGCTGAACTGGCAGCGGCACTACCGGGTGCTCGCAGACCTGGTCGACGCCGATGGCAGCCTGCCCGACATCACCCCCGGTGTGCTGATGGACGGTGACGACCTCGGGCGGTGGCTGGAGCGGCAGAAGCAGCCAGGCACCTGGGCGCAGCTGTCGACCGAGCAGCAGGAGCGGCTGTCCAGGCTGGGCATCAAACCCGCTGAGGGGCCGTCACGCGGCCCGGCGGCCACGTGTTCGACGGAGGGGTCGAGCAAGGCGCAGCAGGCGTTCCAACGCGGCCTGGCAGCCCTCGCGCAGTGGGTGGAGCGAGAAGGCGCCCACCGGCCGGTACGCCGCAAGGCGGTAGAGACCTTGCCCGATGGGACCGAGACCAAGCTCGGCATCTGGTACAGCAACACCAAGGCTAGGCGCGACAAGCTCACCCAGGAACAGCTGGACTCGCTGCGGGAACTGGGCATGGAGTGGGTGTGA
- a CDS encoding dsDNA nuclease domain-containing protein encodes MSAAPADGGRRSRRGFAYQDAVTLLDCLDMHEGMWTQVSWEDLEDIVCRNGDAPAYRQVKTIEEVGKRHSVANVCAPDIPKKPETSYLGKLFLGKPLPAETRFTFIVNESPHVDFHAFVVDRGQQRGPVPLKIRDDIIVRLKGVDIPEGRDIGWCVDRLEVLVEGRTIEQVEDRALRRLGPIVTKILGQPPLTTDIEDVLVWLGVRIARDALAPVPRKVGTRDFQDMLHEAITRATGRKPDGSTAPLTKLTDKLAVAGVPADEAAGHLDNALKYRRAWRASLGPAREAMDAFADEVHAICSRVMAERRAGRIPAGSEAYFETLTRVEGLPAVSSGTVSLARAHAVLADVTARCQNRYADAS; translated from the coding sequence ATGTCTGCAGCGCCGGCTGACGGCGGACGCCGAAGTCGGCGCGGCTTCGCCTACCAAGACGCGGTGACGCTTCTGGACTGCCTCGACATGCATGAGGGCATGTGGACTCAGGTCTCTTGGGAGGACCTGGAAGACATCGTCTGTAGAAACGGTGACGCGCCCGCATACCGCCAGGTGAAGACCATCGAAGAAGTCGGCAAGCGGCACAGTGTCGCCAACGTGTGTGCACCGGACATTCCGAAGAAGCCAGAGACGAGCTACTTGGGAAAGCTGTTCCTCGGGAAACCTCTTCCAGCCGAGACTCGGTTCACCTTCATCGTCAACGAGAGTCCGCACGTCGACTTCCATGCGTTCGTCGTCGATCGCGGACAGCAGCGTGGTCCTGTCCCGTTGAAGATACGTGATGACATCATTGTTCGGCTCAAAGGCGTGGATATTCCCGAAGGCCGCGACATCGGCTGGTGCGTCGACCGTCTAGAGGTCCTTGTTGAGGGCCGCACGATCGAGCAGGTTGAGGACAGGGCTCTACGTCGGCTCGGACCGATCGTGACCAAGATCTTGGGGCAGCCGCCCTTGACTACTGACATCGAAGACGTCCTGGTCTGGCTCGGAGTTCGCATTGCACGCGATGCGCTTGCTCCAGTGCCACGCAAAGTGGGCACCCGTGACTTCCAAGACATGCTCCATGAAGCGATTACACGGGCCACCGGGCGAAAGCCGGACGGAAGCACTGCGCCTCTCACGAAACTCACTGACAAGCTCGCGGTCGCCGGAGTTCCGGCAGACGAGGCGGCAGGGCATCTGGACAACGCGCTGAAGTACCGTCGTGCCTGGCGTGCCAGCCTCGGTCCAGCCCGCGAGGCGATGGACGCCTTCGCCGACGAAGTCCACGCCATCTGCTCACGCGTCATGGCTGAACGACGCGCCGGACGCATCCCTGCCGGCTCAGAGGCATACTTCGAGACCCTGACCCGCGTGGAAGGCCTCCCCGCGGTGAGTAGCGGCACAGTGTCCCTCGCTCGAGCTCACGCCGTACTTGCGGACGTCACCGCGCGCTGTCAGAACCGGTACGCCGATGCTTCATAG
- a CDS encoding serine/threonine-protein kinase, with translation MERGKLIADRYELIGRLGRGGMGEVWAARDRVLHREVALKLLDLDGIAQADLPRRFEREAVAAAQIVHPNVAALYDRGIHDDVLFLVMEKVDGQTLTARLQAESPFPLTRAVAIASSVCAALEAAHRAQVIHYDIKPHNVIVTGDGLVKVIDFGIAGFVQAAFTVARSSQLTPAGTPEFGAPEQFLTERGDERSDLYALGGMLFAMLAGRPPFTGHNSIAVVRRKLDEEAPPLDAFRPGLPPEVTALVTELLERDPDRRPQSAEQVQQRLQALLASCAAAEAPTAAMPPPPRTRLMDDTRQAPRPPSPDSWKSASTDETPFTADALLPRRFTNDLDIEFARIAEDTRLSSEAGPSDLAGELARRDCTEVVVGVYAEQPGPHATPENPVYVSIQVFVFPDAATARDAHGYLGDGGGAWRLTIWSARDGGGLAPCPDKVHRSFRWRYSQRVHRYVTVALAYRADLTNDGSIRPWLAAASRKAAVSAGPQNHHG, from the coding sequence GTGGAGCGGGGAAAGCTGATCGCGGACCGTTACGAGCTGATCGGCCGTCTGGGCCGCGGTGGCATGGGCGAGGTGTGGGCCGCGCGGGATCGCGTGCTCCACCGTGAGGTCGCGCTCAAGCTGCTGGATCTCGACGGGATTGCCCAGGCTGACCTGCCCCGGCGGTTCGAGCGCGAGGCGGTGGCCGCTGCCCAGATCGTCCACCCCAACGTCGCCGCCCTGTACGACCGGGGCATCCACGACGACGTGTTGTTCCTGGTCATGGAGAAGGTCGACGGCCAGACGCTCACAGCACGGCTCCAGGCTGAGAGTCCTTTCCCCCTGACGCGTGCCGTGGCCATCGCCAGCAGCGTCTGCGCCGCGCTGGAGGCCGCCCACCGGGCCCAGGTCATCCATTACGACATCAAGCCCCACAACGTCATCGTCACCGGCGACGGGCTGGTGAAGGTCATCGACTTCGGGATCGCCGGGTTCGTCCAGGCCGCGTTCACCGTGGCGCGCTCCTCCCAACTGACCCCGGCCGGAACGCCGGAGTTCGGCGCACCGGAGCAGTTCCTCACGGAACGCGGCGACGAACGCTCCGACCTGTACGCACTCGGTGGGATGCTCTTCGCGATGCTCGCCGGCCGGCCGCCCTTCACTGGGCACAACAGCATCGCGGTCGTGCGGCGCAAGCTCGACGAGGAGGCCCCGCCCCTCGACGCGTTCCGCCCCGGCCTGCCGCCGGAGGTGACCGCGCTCGTCACCGAACTACTGGAGCGCGATCCCGACCGGCGCCCCCAGTCGGCAGAGCAGGTCCAGCAGCGGCTTCAGGCACTCCTGGCGTCGTGCGCGGCAGCGGAAGCTCCCACCGCGGCGATGCCCCCGCCCCCGCGCACCCGCCTGATGGACGACACCCGACAGGCGCCTCGGCCGCCCTCTCCCGACTCCTGGAAAAGCGCCTCCACCGACGAGACGCCGTTCACCGCGGACGCCCTGCTGCCGCGGCGGTTCACCAACGACTTGGACATCGAGTTCGCGCGGATCGCCGAGGACACCCGCCTCTCCAGTGAAGCGGGCCCCAGCGACCTGGCCGGGGAACTCGCGCGCCGTGACTGTACCGAAGTGGTCGTCGGCGTCTACGCGGAGCAGCCCGGTCCCCACGCCACGCCCGAGAACCCCGTCTACGTCTCCATCCAGGTCTTCGTGTTCCCCGACGCGGCGACGGCCCGGGACGCGCACGGGTACCTGGGCGACGGGGGTGGGGCCTGGCGCCTCACCATCTGGAGCGCCCGCGACGGGGGCGGCCTTGCCCCCTGTCCCGACAAGGTCCACCGCAGCTTCCGATGGCGGTACAGCCAGAGAGTCCACCGCTACGTGACCGTGGCGCTGGCCTACCGCGCCGACCTCACCAACGACGGCTCCATCCGGCCCTGGCTCGCCGCAGCCTCCCGCAAGGCCGCGGTCTCCGCCGGGCCGCAGAACCACCACGGTTAG
- a CDS encoding ATP-binding protein, protein MTAATYQYVDLPDASVVTTRALLTARENITDTVAARAMMCIHGGAGFGKTLAVNTCLRELEPAGEDVRKITFRARPTARAVCYELFTALDLAGEPPRHPSEFDRLLKTALAERPRTFLVDEAQWLNGEAFEYFRYLWDEPSTQLAIIFVGGEGCHTVLRREPMLSSRIFIWQHFTRLTPSEVLDVIPLFHPIWADADPDDITFADSHAAHGNFRAWAQLTAHTRTALARTGRPRVDQELLRWAFSRLA, encoded by the coding sequence GTGACCGCGGCCACCTACCAGTACGTCGACCTGCCCGACGCCTCCGTGGTCACCACCCGCGCCCTGCTCACCGCCCGCGAGAACATCACCGACACCGTCGCCGCCCGCGCGATGATGTGCATCCACGGCGGCGCCGGCTTCGGCAAAACCCTCGCCGTCAACACCTGCCTGCGCGAACTCGAACCCGCCGGCGAGGACGTCCGCAAGATCACCTTCCGGGCCCGGCCCACCGCCCGAGCGGTGTGCTATGAACTGTTCACCGCCCTCGACCTGGCCGGCGAGCCACCGCGCCACCCCAGCGAATTCGACCGCCTGCTGAAGACCGCCCTGGCCGAACGCCCCCGCACTTTCCTCGTCGACGAGGCCCAGTGGCTCAACGGCGAGGCGTTCGAGTACTTCCGCTACCTGTGGGACGAACCCTCCACCCAGCTCGCGATCATCTTCGTCGGCGGCGAGGGCTGCCACACCGTGCTGCGCCGCGAACCGATGCTCTCCTCCCGCATCTTCATCTGGCAGCACTTCACCCGCCTCACACCCAGCGAAGTCCTCGACGTCATCCCTCTGTTCCACCCCATCTGGGCCGACGCCGACCCCGACGACATCACCTTCGCCGACAGCCACGCCGCACACGGCAACTTCCGCGCCTGGGCCCAACTGACCGCCCACACCCGCACCGCCCTGGCCCGCACCGGCCGCCCCCGCGTCGACCAGGAACTGCTGCGCTGGGCCTTCAGCCGCCTCGCCTGA
- a CDS encoding Mu transposase C-terminal domain-containing protein produces MRRLLALRQEQRLTTRHVRLMADSLEVTERTVWRWLAAAERDEAAAEEPGARAQSRDRFSVTPEVRRLLALWKGNVAAVHRELTARAARGEGGPPPSIPTLHRAIHRDLTPGERAGLAGGERAARKHDVFLARPRGWRNQVWETDHVQAPVLVDVDGRARRPWITWFTDCATNAITGVAVTPVHPSRESVLSALRSAVLREDPYGPFGGLPEKVRVDRGKDFLSRTVTAAFDLLDVTVEDLPAYTPHLKGTVEGLNRAVESMFLAALPGYARQPRPGKRPSRPKDEVLLGFEDFTARLLDWTRWWNTEHCPAPLRGRTPLEVWQDDPTPLRDVPAADLWTFTLEDAGTRTLTTRGIRFRKRDYVGPWMTGQAGTQVRIRFMPHHDHRIEVYHAATGRYLGPADLADQATEEQVSAVRRARAARSRRLKKDLEAAQRERYAAATQAEPPRRLGALTGAQADTELARNADTSLSQLALPDVIPPAAPPADWRTPPSLAALTTTARPAPLPPGRDSAPAVPDGPAGRAVPSTTDEDGDAS; encoded by the coding sequence GTGCGCAGGCTGCTAGCCCTGCGGCAGGAACAGAGACTGACGACCCGACACGTACGGCTGATGGCGGACTCGTTGGAAGTGACTGAGCGCACGGTGTGGCGGTGGCTGGCCGCTGCCGAGCGCGATGAAGCCGCCGCTGAGGAGCCCGGGGCGCGGGCCCAGAGCCGGGACCGCTTCTCTGTCACCCCCGAAGTGCGCCGCCTGCTGGCCTTGTGGAAGGGCAACGTCGCGGCGGTCCATCGTGAGCTGACCGCTCGCGCGGCCAGGGGCGAGGGGGGCCCGCCTCCGTCGATTCCGACGCTGCACCGGGCGATCCACCGTGATCTGACGCCGGGGGAGCGGGCCGGACTTGCGGGTGGGGAGCGGGCGGCACGTAAGCACGATGTGTTCCTGGCCCGGCCGCGGGGTTGGCGCAACCAGGTGTGGGAGACCGACCACGTGCAGGCCCCGGTTCTGGTCGACGTTGATGGCAGGGCCCGCCGGCCGTGGATCACCTGGTTCACCGACTGCGCCACCAACGCGATCACCGGTGTCGCGGTGACACCGGTGCATCCGTCGCGGGAGTCGGTGCTGTCCGCGCTGCGCTCCGCAGTCCTGCGCGAGGACCCCTACGGCCCGTTCGGCGGCCTGCCCGAGAAAGTACGTGTCGACCGTGGCAAGGACTTCCTGTCCCGGACGGTAACCGCCGCGTTCGACCTCCTGGACGTGACGGTGGAGGACCTGCCCGCCTACACCCCCCACCTCAAGGGCACTGTGGAGGGGCTGAACCGGGCGGTGGAGAGCATGTTCCTGGCCGCGCTGCCCGGCTATGCCCGCCAGCCGCGCCCCGGCAAACGGCCTTCCCGCCCGAAGGACGAGGTGCTGCTCGGCTTCGAGGACTTCACCGCCCGGCTGCTGGACTGGACACGGTGGTGGAACACCGAACACTGCCCCGCACCCCTGCGGGGCAGGACTCCACTTGAAGTGTGGCAGGACGATCCCACCCCGCTGCGGGACGTGCCGGCCGCGGATCTGTGGACGTTCACCCTGGAGGACGCCGGCACCCGCACGCTGACCACCCGCGGCATCCGCTTCAGGAAACGCGACTACGTGGGGCCGTGGATGACCGGCCAGGCCGGAACCCAGGTCCGCATCCGCTTCATGCCCCACCACGACCACCGCATCGAGGTCTACCACGCCGCCACCGGCCGCTACCTCGGACCCGCGGACCTGGCCGACCAGGCCACTGAGGAACAGGTCAGCGCCGTACGGCGAGCCCGGGCCGCCCGCAGCCGCCGTCTGAAGAAGGACCTCGAAGCTGCCCAGCGCGAGCGCTACGCCGCCGCTACCCAGGCCGAACCCCCTCGGCGGCTCGGCGCACTGACCGGTGCACAGGCCGACACCGAACTCGCCCGGAACGCCGACACCAGCCTGTCGCAGCTCGCGCTGCCGGACGTCATCCCGCCCGCCGCGCCCCCGGCCGACTGGCGTACCCCGCCATCCCTGGCCGCGCTGACCACGACGGCCCGCCCCGCCCCGCTCCCGCCAGGCCGTGACTCCGCCCCCGCAGTCCCCGACGGCCCGGCCGGACGGGCCGTACCCTCCACCACCGACGAAGACGGAGACGCCTCGTGA
- a CDS encoding ATP-binding protein — protein MRRLLERQQAGELATRHVRAVAETVGVSERTVWRRLEQAKTTGQVEAPVRQGYAVSDEVWALPGEVGGNVAELRRRLATAGGGASVPPASTLHRVIRRDRRAGRALMVEREPEVAGSRRPDPLSELGLNVVAGQGTGGQVFLREQKHLAQVPVLVPGAQVVHTPAVRSVLRTVAHAAAVGAVACLYGDAGQGKTVALQYALSQLPHPARVRRVHVGVHPTVPELRRVLADALELGRRLPRGAGEADLMLVNALRQPRVLVLDEAQRLPGPALEFLRGLWDHPDTDTALVLAGAGGERALRRVPALASRVLTWELVPRLGPREVATVMAAFHPLWEDVSEDDVAWVDEHVGHGNFRTWAKLTSHLTAETYGKSRAVVDRQMLERACARLMGSL, from the coding sequence GTGCGTCGTCTGCTGGAGCGGCAGCAGGCGGGGGAGCTGGCCACGCGGCATGTGCGTGCGGTCGCTGAGACGGTGGGTGTCTCGGAGCGTACGGTGTGGCGCCGGCTGGAGCAGGCCAAGACGACCGGGCAGGTGGAGGCGCCGGTCCGGCAGGGGTATGCGGTGTCGGACGAGGTGTGGGCGCTGCCGGGCGAGGTGGGAGGGAATGTCGCTGAGCTGAGGCGCCGGCTGGCCACGGCTGGCGGCGGGGCGTCGGTTCCGCCGGCGTCGACGCTGCACCGGGTGATCCGCAGGGACCGCCGGGCGGGCCGGGCGTTGATGGTCGAGCGGGAGCCTGAGGTGGCCGGGTCACGCAGGCCCGATCCGCTCAGCGAGCTCGGCCTGAACGTCGTGGCCGGCCAAGGTACAGGCGGGCAGGTTTTTCTGCGGGAGCAGAAGCATCTGGCGCAGGTCCCGGTCCTGGTGCCGGGCGCGCAGGTGGTGCACACGCCTGCTGTGCGGTCGGTGCTGCGGACGGTCGCGCACGCGGCCGCGGTCGGGGCGGTGGCGTGTCTGTACGGCGATGCCGGCCAGGGCAAGACTGTCGCGTTGCAGTACGCCCTGTCGCAGCTGCCGCACCCGGCCCGGGTCCGTCGGGTCCATGTCGGTGTGCACCCGACGGTTCCCGAGCTGCGCCGGGTGCTCGCGGACGCCCTGGAGCTGGGCAGGCGTCTGCCGCGCGGGGCGGGAGAGGCCGATCTGATGCTGGTGAACGCGCTACGGCAGCCTCGTGTGCTGGTGCTGGACGAGGCACAGCGCCTTCCGGGGCCTGCGCTGGAGTTTCTGCGTGGGTTGTGGGACCACCCGGACACGGACACGGCACTTGTGCTCGCGGGTGCGGGCGGCGAACGGGCGCTGCGCCGTGTGCCTGCGCTGGCCTCTCGGGTGCTGACCTGGGAGCTGGTGCCGCGCCTTGGTCCGCGCGAGGTGGCCACCGTGATGGCTGCCTTCCACCCGCTGTGGGAGGACGTGAGCGAGGACGATGTCGCGTGGGTGGACGAGCATGTGGGACACGGCAACTTCCGGACCTGGGCGAAGCTGACCTCGCACCTGACCGCCGAGACCTATGGCAAGAGCCGGGCGGTGGTGGACCGCCAGATGCTGGAGCGGGCCTGCGCACGGCTCATGGGGTCGCTGTGA
- a CDS encoding Crp/Fnr family transcriptional regulator, with protein sequence MAGARAGVFGALTKDHRDQLMSLAREVSFETGERVFDEGGKADRFWIIHTGTVALDLHVPGRRAAVVETLGAGKMLGWSWFVAPRRWHLGAEASSPARAYEFDAEAVRELCQKDPALDHVLCSYVAGVIADRLRAARVWLLGLYAPYGAGDVS encoded by the coding sequence ATGGCCGGTGCAAGGGCGGGCGTTTTCGGCGCCCTGACCAAGGACCACCGCGACCAGCTCATGTCACTCGCCCGTGAGGTGTCCTTCGAGACGGGCGAGCGTGTCTTCGACGAGGGTGGCAAGGCCGACCGCTTCTGGATCATCCACACGGGGACGGTCGCCCTCGATCTTCACGTGCCGGGTCGGCGTGCGGCGGTCGTCGAGACCCTCGGTGCCGGGAAAATGCTGGGCTGGTCCTGGTTCGTCGCTCCCCGGCGCTGGCACCTGGGAGCCGAGGCGAGCAGCCCGGCCCGTGCCTACGAGTTCGATGCGGAGGCGGTCCGTGAGCTGTGCCAGAAGGACCCGGCGCTTGATCACGTCCTGTGTTCCTATGTGGCCGGGGTGATAGCGGACCGGCTCAGGGCGGCCCGGGTGTGGTTGCTGGGCCTGTACGCGCCCTATGGCGCAGGCGACGTGTCCTGA
- a CDS encoding VOC family protein: MAHALNHIIVHCRNRRESAAFLADLMHAPTPLNWGRFTQVTTANNVSIDFADDLVPHDRINESHIAFLVTDEEFDTVLACLKKNDVPFWPDPGKSREGKINHNDGGRGLYTLDPGGTVLAEFITTPYGEGPA, from the coding sequence ATGGCACATGCGTTGAACCACATCATCGTCCATTGCCGCAACCGGCGAGAGTCCGCCGCGTTTCTTGCCGACCTGATGCACGCCCCCACTCCCCTGAACTGGGGTCGATTCACCCAGGTCACCACGGCGAACAACGTCAGCATCGACTTCGCCGACGACCTGGTCCCCCACGATCGAATCAACGAAAGCCACATCGCCTTCCTCGTGACCGACGAAGAGTTCGACACGGTCCTGGCCTGCCTGAAGAAGAACGACGTCCCTTTCTGGCCGGACCCGGGCAAATCCCGTGAGGGCAAGATCAACCACAATGACGGCGGTCGTGGGCTCTACACCCTCGACCCCGGCGGAACGGTCCTGGCCGAGTTCATCACCACGCCCTACGGCGAGGGACCGGCTTAA
- a CDS encoding SDR family oxidoreductase, whose product MDIKGSVVLVTGASSGIGAATARAASLAGARVVLIARREERIRQLAEELGEDVALAVPCDVTDRTQVEAAVRAATGKFGRIDVLVNNAGQGLQATVDAIDPDDFRALLELNLIAPLVLMQAVLPQMRERERGAIVNVSSGITWSTLPGSGAYAASKAALQKLSAIARAEAADAGIAVSLMFPSITKTEFVGTVRGSVEDALQMEASSGLQPQSPEGVADAILDLIRSGDEQADLVPEMFGGTVKG is encoded by the coding sequence ATGGACATCAAAGGATCCGTCGTGCTTGTGACCGGAGCGTCGTCGGGCATCGGAGCGGCCACTGCCCGAGCCGCCTCCCTGGCCGGGGCGCGAGTGGTCCTCATCGCACGCCGCGAGGAGCGCATCCGGCAGCTCGCTGAGGAACTGGGCGAGGACGTGGCCCTGGCCGTGCCGTGCGACGTGACGGACCGAACTCAGGTCGAGGCGGCCGTACGTGCAGCGACCGGGAAGTTCGGGCGGATCGATGTGCTGGTGAACAATGCCGGCCAGGGGCTGCAGGCCACTGTTGACGCCATCGACCCCGACGACTTCCGGGCTCTCCTCGAGCTCAATCTCATCGCGCCCCTGGTGCTGATGCAGGCGGTCCTTCCGCAGATGCGCGAGCGGGAAAGGGGAGCCATCGTCAACGTGAGCTCTGGCATCACCTGGTCGACACTGCCCGGGTCCGGTGCGTATGCCGCATCCAAGGCGGCTCTGCAGAAGCTCTCGGCCATCGCCCGCGCCGAGGCCGCCGACGCCGGCATCGCCGTGTCGTTGATGTTCCCGTCGATCACCAAGACCGAGTTCGTCGGGACGGTCCGCGGCAGCGTCGAGGACGCGCTGCAGATGGAAGCCTCCAGTGGACTGCAACCGCAGTCGCCCGAGGGTGTTGCCGACGCGATCCTCGACCTGATCAGGAGCGGCGACGAGCAGGCCGACTTGGTTCCGGAGATGTTCGGCGGCACGGTCAAGGGCTGA
- a CDS encoding MarR family winged helix-turn-helix transcriptional regulator, with translation MSDVEAAGLHELADLIFAVGRQLRPPTDPSFEPCTPIEISVMRYIHHHPGTSARAAAEAALLPSSNFSRVLRGLEKRGLVDRVVDSGNARGVCLYPTEKAYQNLQYLRDNWDQTLRGIVDDPATIETVNATLRRIEHELIARRRGADPQDSRAS, from the coding sequence ATGAGCGATGTCGAAGCCGCCGGCCTCCACGAGCTGGCCGACCTGATCTTCGCCGTGGGGCGACAGCTGCGCCCCCCGACCGATCCCTCGTTCGAGCCGTGCACGCCGATCGAGATCAGCGTCATGCGGTACATCCACCACCACCCCGGCACCTCGGCGCGTGCCGCGGCGGAGGCGGCCCTGCTCCCCTCGAGCAACTTCAGCCGCGTACTGCGCGGCTTGGAGAAAAGGGGCCTGGTGGACCGCGTGGTGGACAGCGGCAACGCGCGAGGCGTGTGCCTGTACCCCACGGAAAAGGCCTACCAGAATCTGCAATACCTCCGCGACAACTGGGACCAGACCCTCCGGGGCATCGTCGACGACCCCGCCACCATCGAGACCGTCAACGCCACACTCCGGCGCATCGAGCACGAACTCATCGCCCGGCGCCGCGGCGCAGACCCTCAGGACTCCCGAGCCAGCTAG